In Acidovorax sp. 106, the following proteins share a genomic window:
- a CDS encoding 5'-nucleotidase — translation MAVTLDDKLVVAISSRALFDFEEENRVFDPLDPRAYMELQQARLQVPAKPGVAFQLVRKLLAFNTPQARRVEVVILSRNDPVSALRIFRSAKEAGLPLERGVFTQGRDPFRYLRPLGAHLFLSANEQDVNAALALGFPAARVLTESVAAGVDYPNELRIAFDGDAVLFSDEAERVYQAEGLAAFQTHEISKAALPLSGGPFKPLLAALHQLQQQAGASGMRLRIALVTARSAPAHERAINTLMKWNLAVDEAMFLGGLEKGPFLREFEPDFFFDDQTGHVNSAAQHVPSGHVSSGISNIPAHSSAPSTPQ, via the coding sequence ATGGCCGTAACGCTGGACGACAAACTGGTGGTGGCGATCTCGTCACGCGCGCTGTTTGACTTTGAAGAAGAAAACCGTGTCTTTGACCCGCTGGACCCACGGGCCTACATGGAGCTGCAGCAAGCGCGCCTGCAGGTGCCCGCCAAGCCCGGCGTGGCGTTTCAGCTGGTGCGCAAGCTGCTGGCCTTCAACACGCCCCAGGCACGGCGGGTGGAGGTGGTCATCCTCTCGCGCAACGACCCGGTGAGTGCACTGCGTATCTTTCGCTCGGCCAAGGAGGCTGGGCTGCCGCTGGAGCGCGGCGTGTTCACCCAGGGGCGCGACCCTTTTCGCTACCTGCGGCCGCTGGGCGCGCACCTGTTTTTGTCGGCCAACGAGCAAGATGTAAACGCCGCTTTGGCGCTGGGCTTTCCTGCGGCGCGGGTGCTGACCGAATCGGTGGCCGCCGGGGTGGACTACCCCAACGAGCTGCGCATTGCGTTTGACGGTGATGCGGTGCTGTTCTCGGACGAAGCCGAGCGCGTGTACCAGGCCGAAGGGCTGGCAGCCTTCCAGACGCACGAGATCAGCAAGGCGGCGCTGCCGCTGTCTGGTGGCCCGTTCAAGCCCCTGCTGGCCGCCCTGCACCAGCTGCAACAGCAAGCGGGTGCCTCGGGCATGCGCCTGCGCATTGCGCTGGTCACGGCCCGCAGCGCCCCGGCGCATGAGCGCGCCATCAACACCCTGATGAAGTGGAACCTAGCGGTGGACGAGGCCATGTTTCTGGGGGGCCTCGAAAAAGGCCCCTTCCTGCGCGAATTTGAGCCCGACTTCTTCTTTGACGACCAGACGGGGCACGTCAACTCGGCGGCGCAGCATGTGCCATCGGGCCATGTGAGCAGCGGCATTTCCAATATTCCGGCCCATTCCAGCGCGCCAAGCACCCCGCAATGA
- a CDS encoding SDR family oxidoreductase, translating to MLKGKVGLVTGASSGIGRAIALQWAREGAKVVVSDVNTAAGEETVALVRAQGGDALFVAADVGSAADSEALVQRTVAHYGRLDLACNNAGIGGPQAPTADYPLDGWAQVININLSGVFYGMKYQIAAMLEGGGGAIVNMASILGAVGFATAPAYTAAKHGVVGLTQAAALEYSAQGVRINAVGPAFIHTPMISGLEANAAVQAMLVASHPIGRLGQPEEVAELVTWLASDKASFVTGAYYPVDGGYLAR from the coding sequence ATGCTCAAAGGCAAAGTGGGACTTGTGACCGGGGCTTCGTCAGGCATTGGCCGCGCCATTGCTCTGCAGTGGGCGCGCGAGGGCGCCAAGGTGGTGGTGTCCGATGTGAACACCGCTGCGGGCGAGGAGACTGTGGCGCTGGTGCGTGCCCAAGGGGGCGATGCGCTGTTTGTGGCCGCCGACGTGGGCAGCGCCGCCGACAGCGAAGCCCTGGTGCAGCGCACCGTGGCGCACTATGGGCGGCTGGATCTGGCCTGCAACAACGCCGGCATTGGCGGCCCGCAGGCCCCCACAGCAGACTACCCGCTGGACGGCTGGGCGCAGGTCATCAACATCAACCTTTCGGGCGTGTTCTACGGCATGAAGTACCAGATCGCCGCCATGCTGGAGGGCGGGGGCGGCGCCATCGTCAACATGGCGTCCATTTTGGGCGCTGTGGGTTTTGCCACGGCACCGGCCTACACGGCCGCCAAACACGGGGTGGTGGGCCTGACCCAGGCTGCCGCGCTGGAGTACAGCGCCCAAGGCGTGCGCATCAATGCCGTGGGTCCGGCCTTTATCCACACCCCCATGATCAGCGGACTGGAGGCCAACGCCGCCGTGCAGGCCATGCTGGTGGCCTCGCACCCCATCGGCAGGCTGGGCCAGCCCGAGGAGGTAGCCGAGCTGGTGACCTGGCTGGCGTCGGACAAAGCCTCGTTTGTCACCGGGGCGTACTACCCCGTTGATGGCGGCTATCTGGCGCGCTGA
- the gspF gene encoding type II secretion system inner membrane protein GspF, protein MPAFSFEALDAQGQTRKGLLEADTAKSARGMLRAQGLVPMSVELVQTGQNTAGGTSALGQRLFTRPVFGATALAIWTRQLAGLVSSGLPLERALTALSEEADDDRQSHLVAALRAEVNAGSTFARALGQHPREFSDIYCAVIGAGEHSGDLGMVLERLADDLEDRQALKAKLIGAALYPAIVTVVAIVIVLFLVGYVVPQVASVFAGTKRALPFLTVMMLTISDLVRHYGWLMLITLILIASGARWALTFESFREKFDAAWLNLPVVGKLARGYNAARFAGTLAMLAGAGVPILKALQAAAETLNNRAMRADALDALVLVREGAPLASALAQKKRFPGLVSMFARLGEQTGQLPLMLQRAATQISTEVQRRSLQLATILEPLLIVSMGLIVMTIVLAVMQPIIELNKFVK, encoded by the coding sequence ATGCCCGCTTTTTCATTTGAAGCCCTGGACGCCCAGGGCCAGACCCGCAAAGGCCTGCTGGAGGCCGACACCGCCAAGTCCGCACGCGGCATGCTGCGCGCCCAGGGGCTGGTGCCCATGTCGGTGGAGCTGGTGCAAACAGGACAAAACACCGCAGGGGGCACCAGCGCGCTGGGGCAGCGCCTGTTCACCCGCCCGGTGTTTGGTGCCACAGCGCTGGCGATCTGGACCCGGCAGTTGGCAGGTCTGGTGTCTTCGGGCCTGCCGCTGGAGCGGGCACTCACCGCGCTGAGCGAAGAGGCCGACGACGACCGACAAAGCCACCTGGTGGCGGCACTGCGTGCCGAGGTGAATGCGGGCTCGACCTTTGCCCGGGCGCTGGGGCAACACCCACGGGAGTTTTCTGACATCTACTGCGCAGTGATTGGCGCAGGCGAGCACAGTGGCGACCTGGGCATGGTGCTCGAGCGCCTGGCCGACGACCTGGAAGACCGCCAGGCCCTCAAGGCCAAGCTCATCGGCGCGGCGCTGTACCCGGCCATCGTGACGGTGGTGGCCATCGTCATCGTGCTGTTTTTGGTGGGATACGTGGTGCCCCAGGTGGCCAGCGTGTTTGCGGGCACCAAGCGGGCGCTGCCGTTTCTCACGGTGATGATGCTGACCATCAGCGACTTGGTCCGGCACTACGGCTGGTTGATGCTGATCACTCTCATTTTGATAGCTTCTGGCGCTCGCTGGGCGCTGACTTTCGAGTCTTTTCGTGAAAAGTTTGACGCCGCCTGGCTGAACCTGCCCGTGGTGGGCAAGCTGGCACGCGGCTACAACGCCGCCCGCTTTGCAGGCACGCTGGCCATGCTGGCAGGCGCCGGGGTACCCATCCTGAAGGCACTGCAGGCCGCCGCCGAAACACTGAACAACCGCGCCATGCGCGCCGATGCGCTGGACGCACTGGTGCTGGTGCGCGAAGGCGCCCCGCTGGCATCGGCCTTGGCACAAAAAAAACGCTTCCCGGGCTTGGTGTCCATGTTTGCCCGCCTGGGCGAGCAGACGGGGCAATTGCCCCTGATGCTGCAGCGCGCGGCCACACAAATATCAACCGAAGTGCAGCGGCGCTCGCTGCAACTGGCCACCATCTTGGAGCCGCTGCTCATCGTGAGCATGGGCCTGATCGTGATGACCATCGTGCTGGCGGTGATGCAGCCCATCATCGAGTTGAACAAGTTTGTGAAATAA
- a CDS encoding EF-hand domain-containing protein, which translates to MSFLKTLMACSTALACSLVLAQSPDPAPTETSTANAAPSKGEQKAMREFKMLDFNGDGKLSRTEVKLFPRLSAAFDEADTDHDNYVSYEEVRAFAAKYRAERDRQKAAQAAQPAHSPTPEHATATESASAGSKAE; encoded by the coding sequence ATGTCTTTTCTGAAAACCTTGATGGCCTGCAGCACCGCCCTGGCATGCAGCCTGGTGCTGGCCCAAAGCCCAGACCCCGCCCCGACAGAAACCAGCACCGCCAACGCAGCCCCCAGCAAGGGCGAGCAAAAGGCCATGCGCGAGTTCAAGATGCTGGATTTCAATGGCGACGGTAAGCTCAGCCGCACCGAGGTCAAGCTGTTCCCCCGCCTGTCAGCAGCGTTTGACGAGGCCGACACCGACCACGACAACTACGTTTCGTACGAGGAAGTGCGCGCCTTTGCCGCCAAATACCGTGCAGAACGCGATCGACAGAAAGCCGCCCAGGCAGCCCAGCCTGCACACAGCCCAACACCGGAACACGCCACGGCCACTGAAAGCGCCAGCGCAGGCAGCAAGGCGGAATAA
- a CDS encoding ABC transporter ATP-binding protein, translating into MQHHHSVDASGVFSGPLGADLRAMLAPQENVLATLQVDLSVDLRFAKGWVVVTANRLIACDAGSTTWQTWAVGEGLSLKMQDHGGVGTLELHSPEKRLSFWRFTLGNHPQALRLVQRFEQQLAYAADPASAEQEADDPACPICHTPLPPDTEECPACARAQPPQTSTWVLLRLWRFARPYRKQLAAGFALTMASTAATLVPPYLTIPLMDDILIPYQNGQQIDPAVVMVYLGGLLLAALAAWGLSWARTYILALVSERIGADLRTTTYEHLLRLSLDYFGGKRTGDLMARIGSETDRINVFLSLHALDFVTDVLMICMTAAILFSINPWLALVTLVPLPFIGWMIHTVRDRLRTGFEKIDRVWSEVTNVLADTIPGIRVVKAFAQEKREAQRFRDANQHNLEVNDKLNKTWSLFTPTVSLLTEIGLLVVWAFGIWLVSHNQITVGVLTAFIAYIGRFYGRLDSMSRIVSVTQKAAAGAKRIFDILDHVSNVPDPAQPVKVDKVEGSITMQGVGFRYGSRAVIKGLDLEIRAGEMIGLVGHSGSGKSTLVNLINRFYDVSDGSIQVDGIDIRRFAVADYRCHIGLVLQEPFLFFGTIAENIAYGKPHATREEIVAAARAAHAHEFILRLPHGYDSLVGERGQGLSGGERQRISIARALLIDPRILILDEATSAVDTETEKEIQKALDNLVQGRTTIAIAHRLSTLRKADRLVVMDRGEVVEVGPHDELMEKQGAYWRLYEAQARRAEEDAQAAGVIIDSSLLHPAHPAGNP; encoded by the coding sequence ATGCAACATCACCATTCTGTAGACGCCTCGGGTGTCTTTTCTGGCCCTTTGGGGGCCGATTTGCGGGCCATGCTCGCGCCCCAAGAAAACGTGTTGGCTACGTTACAGGTTGACCTGAGCGTGGATTTGCGTTTTGCCAAGGGCTGGGTGGTCGTGACCGCCAACCGCCTGATCGCTTGCGATGCGGGCTCCACCACCTGGCAAACCTGGGCGGTGGGAGAGGGGCTGTCACTGAAGATGCAAGACCACGGCGGCGTGGGCACACTGGAGCTGCACAGCCCCGAAAAGCGCTTGTCGTTCTGGCGATTCACGCTGGGCAACCACCCGCAGGCGCTGCGTCTGGTGCAACGATTTGAGCAGCAGCTGGCGTATGCGGCGGACCCGGCAAGCGCCGAGCAAGAGGCTGACGACCCCGCCTGCCCCATCTGCCACACCCCGTTGCCGCCCGACACCGAAGAGTGCCCGGCCTGCGCACGCGCTCAGCCCCCGCAAACGTCCACTTGGGTGCTGCTGCGGCTGTGGCGCTTTGCGCGGCCCTACCGCAAGCAATTGGCGGCAGGCTTTGCGCTGACGATGGCGTCCACCGCCGCCACGTTGGTGCCGCCGTACCTCACCATCCCGCTGATGGACGACATCCTGATTCCTTACCAAAACGGTCAGCAAATCGATCCCGCAGTGGTGATGGTGTATCTGGGGGGGCTGCTACTGGCGGCGCTGGCCGCTTGGGGCTTGTCTTGGGCGCGCACCTACATCCTCGCGCTGGTGTCCGAGCGCATTGGTGCGGATCTGCGCACCACCACGTACGAGCACCTGCTGCGCCTGTCGCTCGACTACTTTGGCGGCAAACGCACGGGCGACCTGATGGCTCGCATCGGTTCGGAGACGGACCGCATCAACGTGTTCCTGTCGCTGCATGCGCTGGATTTCGTGACCGACGTGCTCATGATTTGCATGACGGCGGCCATCCTCTTCTCCATCAACCCGTGGCTGGCGCTGGTCACGTTGGTGCCGCTGCCGTTCATTGGCTGGATGATCCACACCGTGCGCGACCGTTTGCGCACAGGCTTTGAGAAGATCGACCGCGTGTGGTCTGAAGTGACCAACGTGCTGGCCGACACCATTCCCGGCATCCGCGTGGTGAAGGCTTTTGCACAGGAAAAGCGCGAGGCCCAGCGCTTTCGCGATGCCAATCAGCACAACCTGGAAGTCAACGACAAGCTCAACAAGACCTGGAGCCTGTTCACTCCCACCGTTTCGCTGCTCACTGAAATCGGCTTGCTCGTGGTGTGGGCCTTTGGCATCTGGCTGGTGTCGCACAACCAGATCACGGTGGGTGTGCTCACCGCGTTCATTGCCTACATCGGGCGCTTCTATGGTCGGCTGGATTCGATGAGCCGCATCGTGTCCGTGACGCAAAAGGCTGCCGCTGGCGCCAAGCGCATTTTTGACATCCTGGACCACGTCAGCAATGTGCCCGACCCGGCCCAGCCTGTGAAGGTGGACAAGGTGGAGGGCTCCATCACCATGCAGGGCGTGGGCTTTCGCTATGGCAGCCGTGCCGTTATCAAGGGGCTGGACCTGGAGATCCGCGCGGGCGAGATGATCGGCCTGGTGGGCCACAGCGGCTCGGGCAAGAGCACGCTGGTCAATCTGATCAACCGCTTTTATGACGTCAGCGATGGCTCCATCCAGGTCGATGGCATCGATATCCGCCGCTTTGCGGTGGCCGACTACCGTTGCCACATCGGTCTGGTGCTGCAGGAACCCTTCCTGTTCTTTGGCACCATCGCCGAGAACATTGCCTACGGCAAACCCCACGCCACACGTGAAGAAATCGTGGCGGCCGCCCGCGCGGCCCATGCGCACGAATTCATCCTGCGCCTGCCGCACGGCTACGACTCGCTGGTGGGTGAGCGCGGCCAGGGCCTGTCGGGCGGTGAGCGCCAGCGCATCTCGATTGCCCGTGCGCTGCTGATCGACCCCCGCATCCTGATCCTGGACGAAGCCACCTCGGCGGTGGACACGGAAACCGAGAAGGAAATCCAGAAGGCGCTGGACAACCTGGTGCAAGGCCGCACCACCATTGCCATTGCCCACCGCCTGTCTACCCTGCGCAAGGCGGACCGCCTGGTGGTGATGGACCGTGGCGAGGTCGTGGAAGTGGGGCCACACGACGAACTGATGGAAAAGCAGGGCGCTTACTGGCGCCTGTATGAAGCCCAGGCCCGCCGCGCCGAAGAAGACGCCCAGGCCGCAGGTGTGATCATTGACAGCAGCTTGCTGCACCCCGCCCACCCTGCGGGCAACCCTTGA
- a CDS encoding LLM class flavin-dependent oxidoreductase: MTHAHSPTLRRPALSMLDLVAVREGGTVAEALKIALRTAQHAETLGFTRYWLAEHHNMAGIASSATAVLVGHIAGGTSRIRVGSGGVMLPNHAPLVVAEAFGTLAELYPGRIDLGLGRAPGTDPTTMRALRRSRVETADDFPQDVAELQRLLGPAEPGQRLVATPGAGTNVPIWLLGSSLFSAQLAAERGLPYAFASHFAPRFLHQAIDLYRNLYRPSAAWPKPYVAIGVPLIAAPTDDEAEYLASSTYQRVLGILTGSRISLQPPVEGFAARLQPQERAAIGDFLAAAVIGGPDTVREGLARLVQDTGADELILVCDVYDPALRLRSLDIAAQAHASLADHTAALA, encoded by the coding sequence ATGACCCATGCCCACTCCCCCACCCTGCGCCGCCCCGCCCTGTCCATGCTTGATCTGGTCGCCGTGCGCGAAGGCGGCACGGTGGCAGAGGCCCTGAAGATTGCGCTGCGCACCGCCCAGCATGCCGAGACGCTGGGCTTTACCCGCTATTGGCTGGCAGAGCACCACAACATGGCGGGCATTGCCAGCTCGGCCACGGCCGTGCTGGTGGGGCACATTGCGGGGGGCACCTCGCGCATCCGTGTGGGTTCGGGCGGGGTGATGCTGCCTAACCATGCCCCCTTGGTGGTGGCCGAGGCCTTTGGCACGCTGGCCGAGCTGTACCCCGGCCGCATTGACCTGGGCCTGGGCCGCGCCCCTGGCACCGACCCCACCACCATGCGCGCGCTGCGCCGCAGCCGGGTGGAGACGGCCGACGACTTTCCGCAAGACGTGGCCGAGCTACAGCGCCTGCTGGGCCCGGCCGAGCCCGGCCAGCGGCTGGTGGCCACGCCGGGGGCGGGCACCAACGTGCCCATCTGGCTGCTGGGCTCCAGCCTGTTCTCTGCCCAGTTGGCGGCCGAGCGGGGTTTGCCGTATGCCTTTGCATCGCACTTCGCGCCGCGCTTTTTGCACCAGGCGATTGACCTGTACCGCAACCTGTACCGCCCGTCGGCCGCCTGGCCCAAGCCCTATGTGGCCATTGGCGTGCCGCTGATTGCAGCCCCCACCGACGATGAGGCCGAATACCTGGCCAGCAGCACCTACCAGCGCGTGTTGGGCATCCTGACGGGCAGCCGCATCAGCCTGCAGCCTCCCGTAGAGGGCTTTGCGGCCCGGCTGCAGCCGCAAGAGCGCGCGGCGATTGGCGACTTTCTGGCGGCCGCCGTGATCGGCGGGCCAGACACAGTGCGCGAAGGCCTGGCCCGGCTGGTACAAGACACGGGAGCCGACGAGCTGATCCTGGTGTGCGATGTGTACGACCCAGCGCTGAGGCTGCGTTCGCTGGACATTGCGGCCCAGGCGCACGCCAGTTTGGCTGATCACACAGCCGCCCTGGCCTGA
- a CDS encoding DUF1854 domain-containing protein, with the protein MTAQTPSPVAPSLAPSTAFSGQLHRNPHGRLVLTLPDGTAHEGVVPVRAFPIAAPHEGLSLVGADGHELQWIDRLDTLPAPQRQLLEEELAVREFVPTIEKIIAVSSFSTPSTWDVQTDRGAARLVLKAEEDIRRLAGRTRLLIAAGEGGQFKVPDTTALDKHSRKLLERFL; encoded by the coding sequence ATGACTGCTCAGACCCCTTCCCCTGTCGCTCCATCCTTAGCTCCATCCACCGCTTTCTCGGGGCAATTGCACCGCAACCCCCATGGCCGCTTGGTGCTCACCTTGCCCGACGGCACTGCCCATGAGGGCGTGGTGCCCGTGCGCGCGTTCCCTATTGCTGCGCCCCATGAAGGCTTGTCCCTGGTGGGCGCAGATGGGCATGAACTGCAATGGATCGATCGACTGGACACCTTGCCAGCCCCCCAGCGCCAATTGCTTGAAGAAGAGTTGGCGGTGCGGGAGTTTGTGCCTACTATCGAAAAAATCATTGCAGTGTCTAGTTTTTCAACCCCCAGTACCTGGGATGTGCAGACCGACCGAGGCGCCGCCCGGTTGGTGCTCAAGGCCGAAGAAGACATTCGCCGCCTGGCGGGTCGTACCCGGCTTTTGATTGCAGCGGGCGAGGGGGGGCAGTTCAAGGTGCCCGATACCACGGCGCTGGACAAGCATTCGCGCAAGTTACTGGAGCGCTTCTTGTAA